The Bacillus sp. Y1 genome has a window encoding:
- a CDS encoding TrmH family RNA methyltransferase, giving the protein MKHIHSSSNPKVKQWKKLLTKKERDKTGLFLVEGFHLVEEALKAGRIEEIIVQENIDLPSSFDYGATPIVSVPADSIKLLAETDTPQGIFAVCHQEKPSGTEGTSYLLIDAVQDPGNLGTMIRTADAAGVDVVVIGNGSVDIYNSKVLRSAQGSHFHLPVIKGDISTWTSDLLGRGIPVYGTALENAEPFHQIQSTGSYALIVGNEGNGVSKELLSKTTANLYIPIHGKSESLNVAVATGILLYYLRG; this is encoded by the coding sequence TTGAAGCATATTCACTCGAGTAGTAACCCAAAGGTGAAGCAATGGAAGAAACTATTAACGAAAAAGGAAAGAGATAAAACAGGCCTATTTTTAGTCGAAGGGTTCCATTTAGTGGAGGAAGCGCTAAAAGCAGGTCGTATAGAAGAAATTATTGTACAAGAAAACATTGATCTTCCTTCAAGCTTTGATTACGGAGCAACTCCGATTGTCTCTGTGCCTGCTGACAGCATTAAACTATTGGCGGAAACAGATACACCACAAGGTATTTTTGCTGTATGTCATCAAGAAAAGCCATCAGGTACAGAAGGAACATCTTATCTTTTAATTGATGCTGTCCAAGACCCTGGAAATTTAGGAACGATGATTCGTACGGCGGATGCTGCAGGTGTGGACGTTGTGGTAATTGGCAATGGAAGCGTGGATATATATAATTCCAAAGTGCTTAGATCTGCCCAAGGAAGTCACTTTCATCTTCCCGTTATTAAAGGCGATATCTCTACTTGGACAAGCGACCTTCTTGGCCGAGGGATCCCCGTTTATGGAACAGCATTAGAGAATGCCGAACCGTTCCATCAAATACAATCAACTGGATCATACGCCTTAATCGTCGGAAATGAAGGGAACGGAGTAAGTAAAGAGCTATTAAGTAAAACGACAGCTAATCTATATATTCCGATTCATGGGAAAAGTGAGTCATTAAATGTTGCAGTAGCAACAGGAATTTTGTTATATTACTTACGTGGATAA
- the pheS gene encoding phenylalanine--tRNA ligase subunit alpha, translating to MEQRLVELQQEALEGIKKATDLKELNDIRVSYLGKKGPITEVLKGMGKLSAEERPKMGALANEVRDVIAKAIEEKQAVMEEEEVAKKLASETIDVTLPGRPVKTGNHHPLTRIIEEIEDLFIGMGYTIAEGPEVESDYYNFEALNLPKGHPARDMQDSFYITEEILLRTHTSPMQARTMEKKEGKGPIKIICPGKVYRRDNDDATHSHQFMQIEGLVVGENIQMSDLKGTLDVFAKKLFGEDREIRLRPSFFPFTEPSVEMDISCKICNGKGCSVCKGTGWIEILGAGMVHPNVLEMAGYDSKKYTGFAFGMGPERIAMLKYGVDDIRHYYTNDVRFLKQFSIHE from the coding sequence ATGGAGCAACGCTTAGTAGAGCTTCAGCAAGAAGCGCTTGAAGGAATAAAGAAAGCGACTGATTTAAAAGAACTAAATGATATTCGTGTATCTTATCTTGGGAAAAAAGGTCCCATTACTGAGGTATTAAAAGGGATGGGGAAGCTCTCTGCCGAGGAACGTCCTAAAATGGGGGCATTGGCAAACGAGGTAAGAGACGTTATTGCAAAAGCAATTGAAGAAAAACAAGCGGTTATGGAAGAAGAAGAGGTGGCTAAAAAGCTTGCCTCCGAAACAATTGATGTAACACTTCCAGGAAGACCAGTGAAAACAGGAAACCATCATCCATTAACAAGAATCATTGAAGAAATCGAAGACCTCTTTATTGGTATGGGCTACACGATTGCAGAAGGCCCCGAAGTAGAAAGTGACTACTATAACTTTGAGGCTTTAAATTTACCAAAAGGTCATCCAGCTCGTGATATGCAAGATTCCTTTTATATTACGGAAGAAATTCTTCTTCGTACACATACATCACCAATGCAAGCAAGAACGATGGAAAAGAAAGAAGGAAAGGGCCCGATTAAAATTATCTGCCCAGGAAAAGTTTATCGACGTGATAATGACGACGCAACGCATTCCCACCAATTCATGCAGATCGAGGGTCTTGTGGTAGGAGAAAATATTCAGATGAGTGACCTGAAAGGGACGTTAGATGTATTTGCGAAAAAACTCTTTGGTGAAGACCGTGAGATTCGCTTACGTCCTAGCTTCTTCCCATTCACAGAGCCTTCTGTTGAAATGGATATTTCATGTAAAATTTGTAACGGAAAAGGATGTAGCGTTTGTAAAGGAACGGGTTGGATTGAAATTCTTGGAGCTGGAATGGTGCATCCAAATGTACTTGAAATGGCTGGCTATGATTCGAAAAAATATACAGGCTTTGCGTTCGGTATGGGGCCTGAAAGAATTGCGATGCTAAAATATGGCGTGGATGATATTCGTCATTACTATACAAATGATGTACGTTTCTTAAAGCAATTTTCGATACACGAATAG